GTTCGTCGTCTGGAGATCTGCACTCGTACCTGAAAGGCTCGCATGACCGCCCCGTCTGCCCATGACCCCGTTCAAGACGCCATCCACGAGGTGATCGTTATTGGTTCCGGTCCCGCGGGGTACACCGCGGCCCTGTACGCCGCTCGTGCCCAGTTGGCACCCCTGGTATTCGAGGGCACGTCTTTCGGCGGCGCGCTGATGACCACCACCGAAGTGGAGAATTATCCGGGGTTTCGCGAGGGCATCACCGGTCCGGAGTTGATGGATGAGATGCGGGAACAGGCGCTGAGGTTCGGCGCGGACCTGCGGATGGAAGACATCGAAGCGGTATCGCTGGACGGGCCGGTCAAGTCGGTCGTCACCGCCGACGGGGAGACTCATCGGGCCCGGGCCGTGATCCTGGCGATGGGTGCGGCGGCACGCTATCTGCATGTGCCCGGCGAGCAGGAGTTGCTTGGGCGCGGGGTGAGTTCGTGCGCCACCTGTGATGGATTCTTCTTCCGTGATCAGGACATCGCGGTCATCGGCGGCGGTGACTCGGCGATGGAGGAGGCCACGTTCCTGACCCGGTTCGCCCGTAGTGTGACACTCGTACATCGCCGCGACGAGTTCCGGGCTTCGAGAATCATGCTCGACCGTGCCCGCAACAACGAAAAGATCCGATTCATCACCAACCACACCGTCGTCGCGGTGGACGGGGACACGACGGTGACCGGGC
The nucleotide sequence above comes from Mycobacterium decipiens. Encoded proteins:
- the trxB gene encoding thioredoxin-disulfide reductase, whose amino-acid sequence is MTAPSAHDPVQDAIHEVIVIGSGPAGYTAALYAARAQLAPLVFEGTSFGGALMTTTEVENYPGFREGITGPELMDEMREQALRFGADLRMEDIEAVSLDGPVKSVVTADGETHRARAVILAMGAAARYLHVPGEQELLGRGVSSCATCDGFFFRDQDIAVIGGGDSAMEEATFLTRFARSVTLVHRRDEFRASRIMLDRARNNEKIRFITNHTVVAVDGDTTVTGLRVRDTSTGAETTLPVTGVFVAIGHEPRSELVRAAIDVDPDGYVLVQGRTTSTSLPGVFAAGDLVDRTYRQAVTAAGSGCAAAIDAERWLAEHAETGATPQSAAAGDADNTDTLIGAQR